The DNA window GCGCTGCGCTGGAGGCGGCCGCCGCCGAGGCGCAGGCGATGCAGCGGCTGCTGACCTTCGCCGCCACCGCCGCCGGCATCACCTGCAGCCGGCCCGGCGCCGATCCGCCGACCCACGCCCAGGTGCTGGACGCGCTCGGCTGAGCGGTCGCGCCCACAGCACCGCTAAAACGCAGAACGGCCCGCGCAAGCGGGCCGTTCCATGTAGACCTGAGGGTCGGTCCAGACGATCAGTCGTCGCCCTTGGACATGTCTTCGTCGGCCACGACCTCGGCGGCGGCCCATTCCAGGGCTTCGCGCTCGGCACGCTCGCGCTCGGCCTTCTCGACGCGGTCGATCAGCTCGTTGTCGACCTTGCGCGCGGCGATCTCGCGCAGCGCCAGGACGGTCGGCTTGTCTTCGGTCTCGTTGTCCAAGGTGGCTTCAACGCCGTTGGCCAGCTGACGCGCGCGCTTGGCGGCCATCATGACCAGCTCGAAACGGTTGTCGACGACTTCCAGGCAATCTTCTACGGTGATGCGGGCCATGTGGGCTCCTGGCGGCCAGCCACCGGATCAGGTGGGCCGCGCGACTAGCGGAAAGGGACCGCGGATTTTAGGGGCAGGCCTTTCCATTTGCAAGACACCCTTTGCAAATCAGAGGGTTAACCCTCTGACATACCCCTGAAATCACTCCAGGAGAAAGGCCTGCCGAGACAGGATGCCGTGGGGAGACTGACGCCAATCATCCTGTCCGAGCACAACTTCTTCCCAGGCGGCCCACATCTGTCGGGCCACGCGCGCGACCGGCATCGCGCCAATCCCCGCACCGAGTGCCGGGCATAGCAATGACTGGATTGGCGGCGAACCACCACGGTCGTTGTGGCGCTGTACGGCCAGCAAAGCGGCACGGAACGCGAGATAGACATTGACCGTGCCAGCGATCCGCGATGGAACGCGCATGGTCGGCGCGCTCACCATAAACGGAATGCCTGCATGGCCGGTCTCCACCACCACGGCTTGCCCTACAACCAGCTCGCCCGCATGCGCCTCGGCGATGCAGGCCTGCAGCCGGTCTTGGAGCTCCCAACCGAAGGCATTGACGTAGTGCAGGTCGATGCCGCCATCCATGTAACCGAAGCTGTTCGCCGGACTGACGATCGCATCCGCCCGCGCGGCGAGGATGTCGCCCTGCTCGACCCGGACCGGCGCCTGAAAGACCGCACGCCAAGCCTCGACCATGCCTGCATCCAGAGCGCGCAGTTCAAGATCCATCTCTGCCCCCCGTCACCACCGGTGCGGCCGTACGGCTCAGTCTGCCAGCAGCGCGTCGATCAGGGCGCGATGTGCGGCGGTCTGGCGTTCGCGACGCAGGCGGCTGGCGGTGAAGATCGCGCACATCTCGTCCACGGCCTGGTCGAACACCTCGTTGACGATCACGTAGTCGAACTCGCCGTAATGGGACATCTCCTCGCGCGCGGCGGCCAGGCGCTGGGCAATGACCGCTTCGCTGTCCTGCCCGCGCTTGCGCATGCGCTCTTCCAGCGCATCGCGCGAGGGCGGCAGGATGAACACGCTCACCGCCTCGGGCACCTTCTCGCGCACCTGGCGCGCGCCCTGCCAGTCGATCTCCAGCAACACGTCCTGGCCGGCGGCCAGCTGCGGCTCGACCGACTGGCGCGCACTGCCCTTCCAGTCGCCATGCACGCGCGCGTACTCGAAGAAGTCGCCCGCCTCGATCATGCGCTGGAACTCCTCGGCACTGACGAAGTGATAGTGCTGGGCGTGGCGCTCACCCGGGCGCGCCGCACGCGAGGTAAAGGAGATCGACAGGCTGATGCGCGGATCGCGTGCCAGCGTGGCGTTGACGATGCTGCTCTTTCCGGCGCCCGACGGGGCCGCGACGATATACAGGGTGCCGCGCATGGCGTTGGCCTTTGGCTGCCGCCCGCCTTGGGGCGGGGCGTCCGTGAAAAGGCGCGCAAGTCTAGCAAAGCCGCGCTCGGGGCGCGGCAAGGGTCACTCCAGGTTCTGCACCTGCTCGCGGATCTGGTCGATCAGCACCTTCAGCTCCACGGCGATGTTGGTGGTGCGCACGTCCACCGACTTGGAACCCAGGGTGTTGGCTTCGCGGTTGAACTCCTGCAGCAGGAAGTCCAGGCGCCGACCGACCGCACCATCGGCCTTGAGCACGCGGCGGATTTCCTTGATGTGGCTGCCCAGGCGATCCAGTTCCTCGTCCACGTCCAGCTTCTGCAGGGACAGCACCAGTTCCTGCTCCAGGCGTCCGGGATCGGCCGGCTGGGCCAGGTCGGCCAGGCGCGCTTCCAGTTTCTGGCGCTGGCCGGCGCGGATCTGCGGGATCAGGGTGCGGGCCTCGGCGGCGTGGGCTTCCACGCCATCGACACGCTCGGCGATGGCCTGGGCCAGCTTGTCGCCTTCGCGCTCGCGTGCGGCGACGAACTGATCCAGCAACGCCTCCATCAGCGTCAGCGCGGCCGCCTGCAGGGCTTCGGGATCGATCGCACGGCTGCGCACCACGCCGGGAAACTGCAGCAGTTCGGTCAGGCTGGTGCTCAGGCCCGGGAAGTGCATGCCCAGGGTCTGCCCAGCCTGGGCCAGGGTCTGGATCCGCGCCTGGTCCAGGTGCAGGCCCTCGTCGCCTTCGGCCACCCGCAGGCGCACCACCAGGTCCAGCTTGCCGCGGGCCACACGCGCGGCCACACGCTCGCGCAACGCCGGCTCCAGCGCGCGCAGCTCCTCGGGCAGGCGCAGGCTCAGCTCCAGGAAGC is part of the Pseudoxanthomonas sp. JBR18 genome and encodes:
- a CDS encoding YicC/YloC family endoribonuclease, which produces MIRSMTAYATVEHQVEGATLGAELRSVNHRFLELSLRLPEELRALEPALRERVAARVARGKLDLVVRLRVAEGDEGLHLDQARIQTLAQAGQTLGMHFPGLSTSLTELLQFPGVVRSRAIDPEALQAAALTLMEALLDQFVAAREREGDKLAQAIAERVDGVEAHAAEARTLIPQIRAGQRQKLEARLADLAQPADPGRLEQELVLSLQKLDVDEELDRLGSHIKEIRRVLKADGAVGRRLDFLLQEFNREANTLGSKSVDVRTTNIAVELKVLIDQIREQVQNLE
- the rpoZ gene encoding DNA-directed RNA polymerase subunit omega, with translation MARITVEDCLEVVDNRFELVMMAAKRARQLANGVEATLDNETEDKPTVLALREIAARKVDNELIDRVEKAERERAEREALEWAAAEVVADEDMSKGDD
- the gmk gene encoding guanylate kinase, whose translation is MRGTLYIVAAPSGAGKSSIVNATLARDPRISLSISFTSRAARPGERHAQHYHFVSAEEFQRMIEAGDFFEYARVHGDWKGSARQSVEPQLAAGQDVLLEIDWQGARQVREKVPEAVSVFILPPSRDALEERMRKRGQDSEAVIAQRLAAAREEMSHYGEFDYVIVNEVFDQAVDEMCAIFTASRLRRERQTAAHRALIDALLAD
- a CDS encoding macro domain-containing protein is translated as MDLELRALDAGMVEAWRAVFQAPVRVEQGDILAARADAIVSPANSFGYMDGGIDLHYVNAFGWELQDRLQACIAEAHAGELVVGQAVVVETGHAGIPFMVSAPTMRVPSRIAGTVNVYLAFRAALLAVQRHNDRGGSPPIQSLLCPALGAGIGAMPVARVARQMWAAWEEVVLGQDDWRQSPHGILSRQAFLLE